One Sulfurimonas sp. genomic region harbors:
- a CDS encoding diguanylate cyclase — translation MRTKIKLLFIVTLMLLGLAIATIINVSLNFREYSIKSALEKAETAARTVEDGLTAHMVNGIMDKREYFLEQISNNDDIKSLWLVRSQHVIKQYGEGFNSELARDAIDEEVLKTGQVIKKIDEYTDKINLRVTMPYKATTVGNINCLTCHDVKRGDTLGAISMEFNITDMRNAGLFTILKILGINLIFIVIALILINYYVTPYMKLFEDLQAGIQEAYSGDFTHKFQTKIKGEAGKVVEQLNTLFEKMHEAFGEIRVNLATFVTDRSSSCNDPLYEAKQIINELSDIYKFKKTIELDENKNIIYSRIIDVLKRKFDIENFAIYEIDNKHNTRKLIYITDEKLTETCNVELVDKNAQKCRACRTHSDVISTEFHNLCTSNHAEDIHFICHPYQINDEASLLINMMSYDELDIPKYTSYMPSITNYLEAAKPVIESNLLMDKLHDTSLRDGMTDLYNRRFLENFIDKVMSQVRRADETYHVLMLDVDFFKMVNDTHGHDVGDRVIVDLANVLRSSIREADLAIRYGGEEFLVMLHNATDEGALMVARKIHQDFGRLRFDVGSGESLQKTISIGIAKFPNDGDTIWKCIKYADTALYNAKNTGRNKIVEFDESMMDKDKYEGSY, via the coding sequence ATGCGAACAAAAATAAAACTTCTTTTTATAGTAACTCTTATGCTTCTTGGCTTAGCTATAGCCACAATTATAAACGTATCACTAAACTTCAGAGAATACAGTATAAAATCAGCTCTTGAAAAAGCTGAAACAGCTGCTAGAACTGTTGAAGATGGCTTAACTGCACATATGGTTAACGGCATTATGGATAAACGTGAATACTTCTTAGAACAAATTTCAAATAATGATGATATTAAATCTCTATGGCTAGTTCGTAGTCAACATGTAATAAAGCAATATGGGGAAGGCTTTAACTCAGAACTTGCACGTGATGCTATAGATGAAGAGGTACTAAAAACAGGTCAGGTTATTAAAAAGATAGATGAGTATACAGACAAAATAAACCTTAGGGTTACTATGCCTTATAAAGCTACTACTGTAGGTAATATAAACTGTTTAACATGTCATGATGTAAAAAGAGGAGATACTCTTGGTGCCATAAGTATGGAATTTAATATTACAGACATGAGAAATGCAGGTCTTTTTACTATTTTAAAAATTTTAGGTATTAACCTTATCTTTATTGTTATAGCCCTTATACTTATAAACTACTATGTAACGCCTTACATGAAACTTTTTGAAGATCTTCAAGCTGGAATTCAAGAGGCTTATAGCGGTGACTTTACTCATAAATTTCAAACTAAAATTAAAGGTGAAGCAGGTAAAGTTGTTGAACAGTTAAATACACTGTTTGAAAAAATGCATGAAGCTTTTGGTGAGATTAGGGTTAATCTAGCAACTTTTGTTACAGACAGATCCTCTTCATGTAATGATCCGCTATATGAAGCTAAACAGATCATTAATGAACTTTCAGATATATATAAATTTAAAAAGACTATAGAACTTGATGAAAATAAGAATATCATATATTCTAGAATAATAGACGTTCTAAAAAGAAAATTTGATATCGAAAACTTTGCAATATACGAAATAGATAACAAACACAACACAAGAAAACTAATTTATATTACTGATGAAAAACTTACAGAAACATGTAATGTAGAACTTGTAGATAAAAATGCGCAAAAATGCCGTGCTTGTAGGACACATTCAGATGTAATATCTACTGAATTCCATAACCTTTGTACATCAAATCATGCAGAAGATATACACTTTATATGCCATCCATATCAGATAAATGATGAAGCATCACTGTTAATCAATATGATGTCGTATGATGAACTTGACATTCCAAAATATACTTCTTATATGCCAAGTATTACTAACTATCTTGAAGCTGCTAAACCTGTGATTGAAAGTAACTTGCTTATGGATAAGTTACATGACACATCTTTAAGAGACGGAATGACAGACCTTTACAACAGAAGATTTTTAGAAAACTTTATAGATAAAGTGATGAGTCAAGTTAGACGTGCAGATGAAACTTATCATGTATTAATGCTTGATGTTGACTTCTTTAAAATGGTAAATGATACTCATGGACACGATGTTGGAGATAGAGTTATAGTTGATCTTGCAAATGTACTTAGAAGCAGTATTCGTGAAGCAGATCTTGCTATACGTTACGGTGGAGAAGAATTTTTAGTCATGCTTCACAATGCAACTGATGAGGGTGCTTTAATGGTAGCAAGAAAAATTCACCAAGACTTTGGAAGACTACGTTTTGATGTAGGTAGTGGAGAATCTTTACAAAAAACTATCTCTATCGGTATAGCAAAATTCCCTAATGATGGTGATACAATCTGGAAATGTATTAAATATGCAGATACTGCTTTATATAATGCTAAAAACACTGGTAGAAATAAAATAGTAGAGTTTGATGAGAGCATGATGGATAAAGATAAATATGAAGGTTCTTATTAA
- a CDS encoding P-loop NTPase produces MTEQIVKDALSKVTYPGFTKDIVTFGFVKDIQISGNDVSVTVDITSSAPEVAQQITDDAQSELKHAGASSATINITAPQMPKESSSKGKNIAPQVKNFLMVSSGKGGVGKSTTSVNIAISLAKQGKKVGLLDADIYGPNIPRMMGVADVKPEVNGNKVMPLKAYGIEVMSMGSLMEDGQSLIWRGAMIMKAIEQFLRDILWSELDVLVIDMPPGTGDAQLTLAQSVPVTAGLTVTTPQSVSLDDSRRSLDMFKKLHIPIAGIVENMSGFIAPDTGVEYDIFGKGTTQPMADEFDTKIIAEVPIEPSIRTGGDEGKPISYVAPTSESAKRYDQAAEAIWAFIENINAEGGVDNQAVQPTTPPGVSACSM; encoded by the coding sequence ATGACTGAACAAATTGTAAAAGATGCATTATCAAAAGTTACATATCCAGGTTTTACTAAAGATATCGTAACTTTTGGTTTTGTAAAAGATATTCAAATTTCTGGAAATGATGTAAGTGTAACTGTAGATATTACTTCATCGGCTCCAGAGGTTGCACAACAAATTACTGATGATGCACAATCTGAGTTAAAGCATGCTGGTGCTTCAAGTGCGACTATTAATATTACTGCACCTCAAATGCCAAAAGAGAGTTCTTCTAAGGGTAAAAATATAGCACCACAAGTTAAAAACTTTTTAATGGTAAGTTCTGGTAAAGGTGGTGTAGGTAAATCAACTACTTCTGTAAATATTGCAATCAGCCTTGCTAAACAAGGTAAAAAAGTTGGACTTTTAGATGCAGACATCTATGGTCCTAATATTCCCCGTATGATGGGTGTAGCTGATGTAAAACCTGAAGTTAACGGAAATAAAGTTATGCCTTTAAAAGCTTACGGTATTGAAGTTATGTCTATGGGTTCACTTATGGAAGATGGACAATCTCTAATCTGGCGTGGTGCTATGATTATGAAAGCAATTGAACAGTTCCTACGTGATATTTTATGGAGTGAACTAGATGTATTAGTTATCGATATGCCACCGGGAACAGGTGATGCACAACTTACACTTGCTCAAAGTGTACCTGTAACGGCTGGTCTTACTGTAACAACGCCGCAAAGTGTATCTTTAGATGACTCTAGACGTTCACTTGATATGTTTAAAAAGCTTCATATTCCAATTGCAGGTATAGTTGAGAATATGAGTGGATTTATTGCTCCGGATACTGGTGTTGAGTATGATATTTTTGGTAAAGGTACGACTCAACCTATGGCAGATGAGTTTGATACTAAAATAATTGCTGAAGTTCCAATAGAGCCAAGTATTCGTACAGGTGGAGATGAGGGTAAACCTATCTCTTACGTTGCTCCAACTAGTGAGAGTGCTAAACGTTATGATCAAGCGGCAGAAGCTATCTGGGCATTCATAGAAAATATAAATGCAGAGGGTGGGGTTGACAACCAAGCTGTTCAGCCGACTACACCTCCAGGTGTGTCTGCTTGTTCTATGTAA